The Osmia lignaria lignaria isolate PbOS001 chromosome 14, iyOsmLign1, whole genome shotgun sequence genome has a window encoding:
- the Septin1 gene encoding septin 1, which translates to MSSESVKTFASLETPGYVGFANLPNQVHRKSVKKGFEFTLMVVGESGLGKSTLVNSLFLTDLYPERVIPDAIEKTNQTVKLDASTVEIEERGVKLRLTVVDTPGYGDAIDNTDSFRAIIQYIDDQFERFLRDESGLNRRNIVDNRIHCCFYFISPFGHGLKPLDIEFMKQLHNKVNIVPVIAKADVLTKKEVLRLKKRVMEEIEGSGIKIYPLPDCDSDEDEDYKEQVRQLKEAVPFAVCGANTLLEVKGRKVRGRLYPWGVVEVENPDHCDFIKLRTMLITHMQDLQEVTQEVHYENYRSERLAKGAPVPPRRQTIVESEKSNSVSEKDRILQEKEAELRRMQELLAVMQAQMQQQQP; encoded by the exons atgtcTAGCGAAAGCGTAAAAACG tttgcTAGTCTTGAGACTCCTGGATATGTAGGATTTGCAAATCTACCTAATCAAGTACATAGAAAATCAGTGAAAAAAGGATTTGAATTTACACTTATGGTGGTTGGAGAATCTGGTCTAGGAAAATCTACACTAGTAAATAGTTTGTTTCTTACTGATTTATATCCGGAACGTGTAATTCCTGATGCTAtag AGAAAACTAATCAAACTGTGAAACTTGATGCTTCCACTGTGGAGATTGAAGAGAGGGGGGTAAAACTTAGGTTGACTGTTGTTGATACTCCAGGTTATGGAGATGCAATTGATAATACAGATAGTTTTAGAGCCATAATACAATACATTGATGATCAGTTCGAAAGATTTTTACGTGATGAAAGTGGTTTAAATAGAAGGAATATAGTAGACAATAGAATACACtgttgtttttatttcatttcaccaTTTGGTCATGG ATTAAAACCTTTAGATATAGAATTTATGAAACAGCTTCATAACAAAGTTAATATTGTACCAGTAATTGCAAAGGCTGATGTACTTACAAAAAAAGAAGTATTACGCTTGAAGAAACGTGTTATGGAAGAAATTGAAGGCAGTGGAATAAAGATTTATCCCCTGCCAGATTGTGATAGCGACGAGGATGAAGATTACAAAGAGCAAGTTCGACAGTTAAAAGAAGCAGTTCCATTTGCCGTATGCGGAGCAAATACTTTATTAGAAGTAAAAGGACGGAAAGTACGTGGACGATTGTATCCATGGGGTGTAGTTGAAGTTGAGAACCCAGACCATTGTGATTTTATAAAGCTAAGAACAATGTTAAT CACGCATATGCAGGATTTACAAGAAGTAACTCAAGAAGTACATTATGAAAATTATCGCAGTGAAAGATTAGCGAAAGGAGCTCCTGTACCACCTCGCAGACAAAC CATTGTTGAATCTGAAAAAAGTAACTCTGTATCAGAGAAAGATCGTATTTTGCAAGAAAAAGAGGCAGAGTTACGACGCATGCAAGAACTTCTTGCGGTAATGCAGGCACAAATGCAACAGCAACAACCATAA
- the LOC117605720 gene encoding mitochondrial import inner membrane translocase subunit Tim22 isoform X3 yields the protein MHENISIKMFNMNSSNSTSSEANGEKILTNNELDSIPLYLIGTQQRFRDNIIIPRTVGPVRFKTNEEKMIENVMESCTFKSIASCVIGYGLGAAIGLFSSSVNPNVAAVEKKQTVREVFREMKTTTLGYAKNFAVVGCVFSAIECTIESYRGKTDWKNGTYAGGLTGGIIGLRAGVKAGLFGAAGFAAFSTIIDYYMHKS from the exons atgcatg aaaatatttcaataaaaatgttcaacatGAATTCATCCAATTCAACATCATCCGAGGCAAATGGAGAAAAAATACTTACAAATAATGAGTTGGATAGTATACCTCTGTATCTTATTGGTACTCAACAAAGATTTAGAGACAATATTATAATTCCAAGAACTGTGGGTCCTGTAAGATTTAAAACCAATGAAGAGAAAATGATAGAGAATGTAATGGAAAGTTGTACTTTTAAAAGCATTGCAAGTTGTGTTATAG GGTATGGCTTGGGAGCTGCTATAGGTTTATTTTCATCTAGTGTAAATCCAAATGTAGCTGCTGTGGAAAAGAAACAAACTGTTCGTGAAGTCTTTAGAGAAATGAAAACTACTACATTAGGTTATGCAAAAAATTTTGCTGTAGTTGGTTGTGTATTTTCGGCAATAGAATGTACAATTGAATCg TATAGAGGTAAAACTGATTGGAAGAATGGCACATATGCTGGTGGTTTAACAGGAGGAATAATAGGGTTAAGAG CTGGTGTAAAGGCAGGCTTATTTGGAGCAGCAGGCTTTGCAGCATTTTCAACAATAATAGACTATTATATGCATAAATCTTAA
- the LOC117605720 gene encoding mitochondrial import inner membrane translocase subunit Tim22 isoform X2 → MFNMNSSNSTSSEANGEKILTNNELDSIPLYLIGTQQRFRDNIIIPRTVGPVRFKTNEEKMIENVMESCTFKSIASCVIGYGLGAAIGLFSSSVNPNVAAVEKKQTVREVFREMKTTTLGYAKNFAVVGCVFSAIECTIESYRGKTDWKNGTYAGGLTGGIIGLRGMSTLNVKAIYVIFILHIFVSIILCFSWCKGRLIWSSRLCSIFNNNRLLYA, encoded by the exons atgttcaacatGAATTCATCCAATTCAACATCATCCGAGGCAAATGGAGAAAAAATACTTACAAATAATGAGTTGGATAGTATACCTCTGTATCTTATTGGTACTCAACAAAGATTTAGAGACAATATTATAATTCCAAGAACTGTGGGTCCTGTAAGATTTAAAACCAATGAAGAGAAAATGATAGAGAATGTAATGGAAAGTTGTACTTTTAAAAGCATTGCAAGTTGTGTTATAG GGTATGGCTTGGGAGCTGCTATAGGTTTATTTTCATCTAGTGTAAATCCAAATGTAGCTGCTGTGGAAAAGAAACAAACTGTTCGTGAAGTCTTTAGAGAAATGAAAACTACTACATTAGGTTATGCAAAAAATTTTGCTGTAGTTGGTTGTGTATTTTCGGCAATAGAATGTACAATTGAATCg TATAGAGGTAAAACTGATTGGAAGAATGGCACATATGCTGGTGGTTTAACAGGAGGAATAATAGGGTTAAGAGGTATGAGTACTTTAAATGTTAAAGcaatatatgtaatatttataCTACATATATTTGTAAGTATAATTTTATGTTTCAGCTGGTGTAAAGGCAGGCTTATTTGGAGCAGCAGGCTTTGCAGCATTTTCAACAATAATAGACTATTATATGCATAA
- the LOC117605720 gene encoding mitochondrial import inner membrane translocase subunit Tim22 isoform X1, giving the protein MHENISIKMFNMNSSNSTSSEANGEKILTNNELDSIPLYLIGTQQRFRDNIIIPRTVGPVRFKTNEEKMIENVMESCTFKSIASCVIGYGLGAAIGLFSSSVNPNVAAVEKKQTVREVFREMKTTTLGYAKNFAVVGCVFSAIECTIESYRGKTDWKNGTYAGGLTGGIIGLRGMSTLNVKAIYVIFILHIFVSIILCFSWCKGRLIWSSRLCSIFNNNRLLYA; this is encoded by the exons atgcatg aaaatatttcaataaaaatgttcaacatGAATTCATCCAATTCAACATCATCCGAGGCAAATGGAGAAAAAATACTTACAAATAATGAGTTGGATAGTATACCTCTGTATCTTATTGGTACTCAACAAAGATTTAGAGACAATATTATAATTCCAAGAACTGTGGGTCCTGTAAGATTTAAAACCAATGAAGAGAAAATGATAGAGAATGTAATGGAAAGTTGTACTTTTAAAAGCATTGCAAGTTGTGTTATAG GGTATGGCTTGGGAGCTGCTATAGGTTTATTTTCATCTAGTGTAAATCCAAATGTAGCTGCTGTGGAAAAGAAACAAACTGTTCGTGAAGTCTTTAGAGAAATGAAAACTACTACATTAGGTTATGCAAAAAATTTTGCTGTAGTTGGTTGTGTATTTTCGGCAATAGAATGTACAATTGAATCg TATAGAGGTAAAACTGATTGGAAGAATGGCACATATGCTGGTGGTTTAACAGGAGGAATAATAGGGTTAAGAGGTATGAGTACTTTAAATGTTAAAGcaatatatgtaatatttataCTACATATATTTGTAAGTATAATTTTATGTTTCAGCTGGTGTAAAGGCAGGCTTATTTGGAGCAGCAGGCTTTGCAGCATTTTCAACAATAATAGACTATTATATGCATAA